Below is a genomic region from Candidatus Aquicultor sp..
GCAAAATATCTTAAGTACTGTTACCGGCAACTTTTTGGTCCTCGAGCGCACCGGTTCCAATCATGTGCCCGTCTTGCTGCCGGTTGTAACAGCGCTCTTTACGCCCTACCAGTCGGAAGGCTCTAGTCTTTAACTCAATGTTATGGTAATATATTGTATAATATAATCTTATCATGCTATCGTGTGCGCTTACGTTCAGGAGGTATCACCATGCAAAATGAAAAACCAAGCACAATACTGCTGCTAACAGGCGAGACAATGGGCAGAGGCGACGATGAACTCGGTTTTATGCTGCTCGGCAATTTTCTCCATTTACTTGCTGAAAACGGTAATGTACCGCAAAATATATTCCTTTTAAACGCGGGTGTGAAACTTGCTGTCGATGGCGAACCGACAGTCGGTCTCCTTAAGCGCCTTGAGGAGCTAGGCAGTAAAATATTATCGTGCAAAACGTGCGTCGATTTTTTTGAGATCGAGGACAAACTTGCAGTCGGCGAGATTACAACCGCAAAAGTAGTGGTAGAGAGCGTCGTAACCAGTGATAAAGTAATTACGATGTAAAGCCCTGGCTTCGAAACAGTCTTATGCTATATAGGTAACGTGGTGTGCTTTAACCGCTTTACGAAGTACATATCGGCTGGAACGAATTCATAATTATCGAGCTCATCGAGGGCAACCCATGCATACGCATCATGTACGACCGGCGTGATGCCGAACCCATCGCATGTTGCCCAATATGCGATAAGCCGGATCGATCCGTGCTCGTTGTTATGAAATATTTCCCCGAAAAGGTCTCCAACCGTTATATCGATCTGCAGCTCTTCCCTGATCTCGCGTTTTAGGCAGACCTCAGGTGATTCCCCCGGCTCTACTTTCCCACCCGGAAATTCCCACATATTAGCAAGCCTATCATGAGCGTTTCGTTTAGCTATAAGTATTTTACCGTCTCTTACAAGCAATGCGGCAATTACCCTGCGAAGCACATTAACCCCCGAGCAGTAGCTCTTCCTGCTCCTCGCCGAATACGTGAAGCCCTTCCTTGAAAACACCGGCGGCGATTTCAAGGTTTTCACCCAACGCCAGAATCCCGATAGTGTTTATACCGAATTCCGGTGACGGAGGCAATATGATAACAATACCGGAACCGTCACCGTGCTGCCCCCACAGCAAACCCTTTGCATGCAGTGCTTCGTAGGCGTTATCAAACGTATGAAATCCATTAAGGTTGACCTTATCTTGCGAGAATATTGAAAGACGCGGCTTTTTTACCGGGGGTTGGTCGCAACC
It encodes:
- a CDS encoding (deoxy)nucleoside triphosphate pyrophosphohydrolase, with translation MLRRVIAALLVRDGKILIAKRNAHDRLANMWEFPGGKVEPGESPEVCLKREIREELQIDITVGDLFGEIFHNNEHGSIRLIAYWATCDGFGITPVVHDAYAWVALDELDNYEFVPADMYFVKRLKHTTLPI
- the yedF gene encoding sulfurtransferase-like selenium metabolism protein YedF; its protein translation is MQNEKPSTILLLTGETMGRGDDELGFMLLGNFLHLLAENGNVPQNIFLLNAGVKLAVDGEPTVGLLKRLEELGSKILSCKTCVDFFEIEDKLAVGEITTAKVVVESVVTSDKVITM